In Citrus sinensis cultivar Valencia sweet orange chromosome 2, DVS_A1.0, whole genome shotgun sequence, a single genomic region encodes these proteins:
- the LOC102625982 gene encoding uncharacterized protein LOC102625982 translates to MASPHSISLCLLFLTLLSQTDLTFSLTITQKPFNHSRTSHPLQSIIDVHDLLPLYGLPKGLIPSDIKSYTLDKSTGSFSIEMTRTCYVHFQQLVWYDKHIKGKLSYGAVHDVSGIQAKKLFLWLPVTGIETVKNSDVLRFFVGALSEDLPAEQFQEIPQCKSKVSQRSSISSI, encoded by the coding sequence ATGGCTTCTCCTCACTCAATCTCCCTGTGCCTTCTCTTTCTCACCCTCTTATCGCAAACCGACCTCACATTCTCCCTCACCATCACCCAGAAACCCTTTAATCACAGCCGTACATCTCATCCTCTCCAGTCAATCATAGACGTCCACGACCTTCTTCCTCTCTATGGCCTCCCAAAGGGCCTGATTCCAAGCGACATCAAGTCCTACACTCTTGATAAATCCACTGGCTCATTCTCTATTGAGATGACAAGAACTTGCTATGTTCACTTTCAGCAGCTTGTTTGGTATGACAAGCATATAAAAGGGAAACTTAGTTATGGTGCTGTGCATGATGTGTCTGGCATTCAAGCTAAAAAATTGTTCCTTTGGTTGCCTGTCACTGGGATTGAGACAGTCAAAAATTCTGATGTGTTAAGGTTCTTTGTTGGTGCTCTGTCCGAGGATTTACCTGCTGAGCAGTTTCAAGAAATCCCACAATGTAAGAGCAAAGTTTCTCAAAGGTCTAGCATTTCATCAATTTaa
- the LOC127899754 gene encoding uncharacterized protein LOC127899754 — protein MDDSGRRRTRNRGVAAIDDAEIKGYLNTKKDMIYKNIIWEILNKRYLQGESQKQKQKRPGKEKNEKSEGAKRKKRINDEIEEKKKKQRLSSKVNFDVLEKQEEDEGEEEGGNKNEKVKTIVESEENYGEEEDDYGDAIGGYHGNEEDEVEGYSFNEDWDYEDY, from the coding sequence ATGGATGATtcaggaagaagaagaacaagaaacaGAGGCGTTGCCGCCATTGATGATGCAGAGATTAAAGGGTATTTGAATACAAAGAAGGATATGATCTACAAGAATATCATATGGGAAATTTTGAACAAAAGATATTTGCAAGGCGAGAgccagaaacaaaaacaaaagcgACCCGGAAAGgaaaagaatgagaaaagTGAAGGagcaaagagaaagaagaggaTTAATGATGAGattgaggagaagaagaagaagcagagGCTGAGTTCGAAGGTAAACTTTGATGTGTTGGagaaacaagaagaagatgaaggcGAAGAAGAAGGTGGCAATAAGAATGAGAAAGTGAAGACCATTGTTGAAAGCGAAGAGAATTatggtgaagaagaagatgattaTGGGGATGCGATTGGCGGTTACCATGggaatgaagaagatgaagtaGAGGGTTACAGTTTTAATGAGGATTGGGATTATGAGGATTACTAA